A stretch of the Agromyces larvae genome encodes the following:
- a CDS encoding S8 family serine peptidase, producing the protein MIARAGAAALVAAALIGVAVSPARADTVRDLQYWLTEYGFTTAWNTSRGEGVKVAIIDTGVVGSVAELRGVVVGGTDVSGIGTPDGQTPVGADSHHGTLVASLLAGRGTAPGSGVIGVAPDALLLSASVAFGDETGSALSNDDQIAQAVKWAVNSGAKVINMSLTRNTRDWPESWDEAFRYAFSHDVVVVAAAGNRGSGTAEVGAPATIPGVLTVAGVDRDGTASFDASSQGITISVAAPSEDLVGVMPDGSYVTWDGTSGAAPLVSGLVAMVRAEYPELDAGNVINRIIKTANPDGHEVPSPLYGYGLIDPVAALTADVPLVESSPLAELEEWIRLHRRADAETPETPATVTPIVPIADPPLPRADSAQTLLPTPWTLAYITVPLSLTAGFGTLAALLGIGATRHFRRSTRVREQ; encoded by the coding sequence GTGATCGCGCGCGCCGGTGCGGCGGCCCTCGTCGCCGCGGCCCTCATCGGGGTCGCGGTCTCGCCGGCCCGCGCGGACACGGTTCGCGACCTCCAGTACTGGCTCACCGAGTACGGCTTCACGACGGCGTGGAACACCTCGCGCGGCGAAGGCGTGAAGGTCGCGATCATCGACACCGGCGTGGTCGGCTCGGTGGCCGAGTTGCGCGGCGTCGTCGTGGGCGGCACGGATGTCTCGGGCATCGGGACGCCCGACGGGCAGACCCCGGTCGGCGCCGACTCGCACCACGGCACCCTCGTCGCCTCGCTGCTCGCCGGTCGCGGCACCGCCCCCGGCAGCGGGGTGATCGGCGTCGCTCCCGACGCGCTGCTGCTGTCGGCGTCGGTCGCGTTCGGCGACGAGACGGGCTCCGCCCTGTCGAACGACGATCAGATCGCGCAGGCCGTGAAGTGGGCGGTGAACAGCGGAGCGAAGGTGATCAACATGTCGCTCACCCGCAACACGCGCGACTGGCCCGAGAGCTGGGACGAGGCGTTCCGCTACGCGTTCTCGCACGACGTGGTCGTCGTCGCCGCGGCCGGCAACCGGGGCAGCGGCACGGCCGAGGTGGGGGCGCCCGCGACGATCCCGGGCGTGCTGACCGTCGCAGGCGTCGACCGCGACGGCACCGCGTCGTTCGATGCGAGCTCGCAGGGCATCACGATCTCGGTCGCCGCCCCCAGCGAGGACCTGGTCGGCGTGATGCCCGACGGCAGCTACGTCACCTGGGACGGCACGAGCGGTGCCGCGCCGCTCGTCTCGGGTCTGGTCGCGATGGTGCGGGCGGAGTATCCCGAGCTCGACGCCGGCAACGTCATCAATCGGATCATCAAGACCGCGAACCCCGACGGGCACGAGGTGCCGAGCCCGCTGTACGGCTACGGGCTCATCGACCCGGTCGCGGCGCTGACCGCCGACGTGCCGCTGGTCGAGTCGAGCCCGCTCGCCGAACTCGAGGAGTGGATCCGCCTGCACCGCCGTGCGGACGCGGAGACGCCCGAGACGCCGGCGACCGTGACGCCGATCGTGCCGATCGCCGATCCGCCGCTGCCGCGGGCCGACAGCGCCCAGACCCTGCTGCCCACACCGTGGACGCTGGCGTACATCACCGTGCCGCTCTCACTCACAGCCGGATTTGGTACGCTTGCAGCGCTGTTGGGCATCGGCGCCACTCGGCATTTCCGGCGTTCCACTCGCGTCCGCGAGCAGTGA
- a CDS encoding DUF501 domain-containing protein gives MTRPPFDEVSERDLRIVSAQLGRPARDVVGIAARCVCGAPTVVSTKPRLSDGTPFPTFYYLTHPVATASMSFLEAGQIMVEYTALLADDPQVAAAYARAHDDYLADRGRYGDVAEIAGVSAGGMPTRVKCLHALVAHALAAGPGANPIGDLALAASSWSPDVCRCPDYGVDAA, from the coding sequence ATGACGCGCCCGCCGTTCGACGAGGTCTCCGAGCGCGACCTCCGCATCGTGTCGGCCCAGCTCGGGCGGCCCGCCCGCGACGTGGTCGGCATCGCCGCGCGGTGCGTGTGCGGCGCGCCGACCGTCGTGTCGACGAAGCCGCGCCTGTCCGACGGCACGCCGTTCCCCACCTTCTACTACCTGACCCACCCCGTCGCGACCGCGTCGATGAGCTTCCTCGAGGCCGGGCAGATCATGGTCGAGTACACGGCGCTCCTCGCCGACGACCCGCAGGTCGCGGCGGCGTACGCCCGGGCGCACGACGACTACCTCGCCGACCGCGGCCGATACGGCGACGTCGCCGAGATCGCCGGGGTGTCGGCCGGCGGCATGCCGACCCGGGTGAAGTGCCTGCACGCGCTCGTCGCGCATGCGCTCGCCGCCGGCCCCGGCGCGAACCCGATCGGCGACCTCGCGCTCGCCGCGTCGAGCTGGTCGCCCGACGTCTGCCGATGCCCCGACTACGGCGTGGACGCGGCATGA
- the eno gene encoding phosphopyruvate hydratase, whose protein sequence is MAFIEAVGAREILDSRGNPTVEVEVLLDDGSLARAAVPSGASTGAFEAYELRDGDDDRYLGKGVQKAVDAVLDALGPAIEDLDASDQRLVDAALIEADGTENKSRLGANAILGVSLAVAKAAADSADLPLFRYLGGPNAHVLPVPMMNIINGGAHADTGVDIQEFMILPIGAPTYSEGLRWGVETYHALKSLLKKNGLSTGLGDEGGFAPDFAHNRAALDFISEAIGKAGFTLGTDIALGLDVASTEFFADGVYTFEGKARTSADMIAYYEELLAAYPLVSIEDPLAEDDWAAWTDLTAAVGEKVQLVGDDLFVTNPKRLADGIGKHAGNSILVKVNQIGTLTETLDAVKLAQRAGYTAVLSHRSGETEDTTIADLAVATDAGQIKTGAPARSERVAKYNQLLRIEEELGEAAVYAGRSAFPRFTA, encoded by the coding sequence GTGGCATTCATCGAAGCAGTCGGCGCCCGCGAGATCCTGGATTCTCGCGGCAACCCCACCGTCGAGGTGGAGGTGCTCCTCGACGACGGGTCGCTCGCCCGCGCCGCGGTGCCCTCGGGCGCCTCGACCGGCGCCTTCGAGGCGTACGAGCTGCGCGACGGAGACGACGACCGCTACCTCGGCAAGGGCGTGCAGAAGGCCGTCGACGCCGTGCTCGACGCGCTCGGCCCCGCCATCGAGGACCTCGACGCGAGCGACCAGCGCCTCGTCGACGCCGCCCTCATCGAGGCCGACGGCACCGAGAACAAGAGCCGCCTCGGCGCGAACGCCATCCTCGGCGTGAGCCTCGCGGTCGCCAAGGCCGCCGCCGACTCGGCCGACCTGCCGCTGTTCCGCTACCTCGGCGGGCCGAACGCCCACGTGCTGCCCGTGCCGATGATGAACATCATCAACGGCGGCGCGCACGCCGACACCGGCGTCGACATCCAGGAGTTCATGATCCTGCCGATCGGCGCGCCGACCTACAGCGAGGGCCTGCGCTGGGGCGTCGAGACCTACCACGCGCTGAAGAGCCTCCTGAAGAAGAACGGCCTCTCGACCGGCCTCGGCGACGAGGGCGGGTTCGCGCCCGACTTCGCGCACAACCGTGCGGCGCTCGACTTCATCTCCGAGGCGATCGGCAAGGCCGGCTTCACGCTCGGCACCGACATCGCCCTCGGCCTGGATGTCGCGTCCACTGAGTTCTTCGCCGACGGCGTCTACACGTTCGAGGGCAAGGCGCGCACCTCGGCCGACATGATCGCGTACTACGAGGAACTGCTCGCCGCCTACCCGCTGGTCTCCATCGAGGACCCCCTCGCGGAGGACGACTGGGCGGCGTGGACCGACCTCACCGCCGCGGTGGGCGAGAAGGTGCAGCTCGTCGGCGACGACCTGTTCGTGACCAACCCGAAGCGCCTCGCCGACGGCATCGGCAAGCACGCCGGCAACTCGATCCTGGTGAAGGTGAACCAGATCGGCACGCTCACCGAGACGCTCGACGCGGTGAAGCTGGCGCAGCGCGCCGGCTACACGGCCGTGCTGTCGCACCGCTCGGGCGAGACCGAGGACACGACCATCGCCGACCTCGCGGTCGCGACGGACGCAGGCCAGATCAAGACGGGCGCGCCCGCCCGCAGCGAGCGAGTGGCCAAGTACAATCAGCTCCTGAGGATCGAAGAGGAGCTCGGTGAGGCCGCGGTGTACGCGGGCCGCTCCGCGTTCCCTCGCTTCACGGCGTGA
- a CDS encoding FtsB family cell division protein, translated as MATRQPAPRKRPGTSRATDATRAGWLSGFRFSGFAVIMMGILVLGVVVLAPTIAALADQRREIAELRAEVSGQQAEVQRLRAERERWNDQTFIITQARERLYYVMPGEVSYLVIDDRTEAAKLRDDPAVSSKLTEAKGDWMRTLLGSVMTVGLAPDASVPDGASGGAG; from the coding sequence ATGGCGACCAGACAGCCTGCGCCTCGCAAGCGACCCGGCACGTCGCGCGCGACCGATGCGACGCGCGCCGGATGGTTGAGCGGGTTCCGGTTCTCGGGCTTCGCCGTCATCATGATGGGCATCCTCGTGCTCGGCGTGGTGGTGCTCGCGCCCACCATCGCCGCCCTGGCCGATCAGCGGCGCGAGATCGCCGAGCTCCGCGCCGAGGTGTCGGGGCAGCAGGCCGAGGTGCAGCGGCTGCGCGCCGAGCGCGAGCGCTGGAACGACCAGACGTTCATCATCACGCAGGCCCGTGAGCGGCTCTACTACGTGATGCCCGGCGAGGTGAGCTACCTCGTCATCGACGACCGCACCGAGGCGGCGAAGCTGCGCGACGACCCCGCGGTGTCGTCGAAGCTCACCGAGGCGAAAGGCGACTGGATGCGCACGCTGCTCGGATCCGTCATGACCGTCGGGCTGGCGCCCGACGCGAGCGTGCCCGACGGGGCGTCCGGAGGTGCCGGATGA
- a CDS encoding GntR family transcriptional regulator — translation MTVYDDLRDLVVSGGLDPADRISETALAQRLEVSRTPVREALQRLDAEGLVHAAGRGIRVRLTVGRDLADLFEARAALEAHAAARLAELVAAGELAPARLAELDRLADATDATTRSGDLAAAAEGNRAFHLRVAELAGNRVIVDTLRAYWDRITVSTRAYLAAGDRAATVDDAHRDLLAAIAAGDPRAAATAAREHAMTTAAAIAATDERTSR, via the coding sequence ATGACCGTGTACGACGACCTCCGCGACCTCGTCGTGTCAGGCGGGCTCGACCCGGCCGACCGCATCAGCGAGACCGCGCTCGCCCAGCGGCTCGAGGTGAGTCGCACCCCCGTGCGCGAGGCCCTGCAACGCCTCGACGCCGAGGGCCTCGTGCACGCGGCGGGGCGGGGCATCCGGGTGCGTCTCACCGTCGGGCGCGACCTGGCCGACCTGTTCGAGGCCCGCGCCGCGCTCGAGGCGCACGCGGCGGCGCGCCTGGCCGAACTCGTCGCCGCCGGCGAGCTCGCACCCGCGCGGCTCGCCGAACTCGACCGGCTCGCCGACGCGACCGACGCGACGACCAGATCCGGCGACCTCGCCGCCGCAGCGGAGGGCAACCGCGCCTTCCACCTGCGGGTGGCCGAACTCGCGGGCAACCGCGTGATCGTCGACACCCTGCGCGCGTACTGGGACCGCATCACGGTCTCCACGCGGGCCTACCTGGCGGCCGGCGACCGGGCCGCCACCGTCGACGACGCGCACCGCGACCTGCTCGCCGCGATCGCGGCGGGCGACCCCCGGGCGGCCGCAACCGCCGCGCGCGAGCACGCCATGACCACCGCCGCCGCGATCGCGGCCACCGACGAGAGGACCAGCCGATGA
- a CDS encoding NAD(P)/FAD-dependent oxidoreductase, whose protein sequence is MPKILIVGGGYAGFYTAWKLEKWLRPGEAEVTVVDPLPYMTYQPFLPEVAAGSIEPRHAVVAQRRHLKKTNVVTAKVTRIDHASKTATITPEIGEPWEFEYDVVVVTGGAVSRTFPIPGIAENAIGLKSIEEAVAIRDRVLHNFDKAAALPAGPERERLLTFTVVGGGFAGIEVFAELRSFASALLEYYPQLTFEETHFHLIEAMGRIMPEVSLPTSHWVIKHLAQRGAEVHLDTQLKSAVDGVVELSTGETFESDLIVWTAGVMANPAIVRTSDLPVEERGRIKTRADLRVGDDDEIVADAWAAGDISAVPDLSGGGVGGYCVPNAQHAVRQGKLLAKNIVAVLRGEEPKQYVHKNLGAVAGLGVGQGVFQSGKIAIKGLFAWFAHRGYHGLAMPSWERKFRVFTGWWNNFWLGRDIVELAAVQTPRASFEAFAARPKPPVEAAPAPAPAKAAKAEKAEKEPVAAK, encoded by the coding sequence GTGCCCAAGATCCTGATCGTCGGTGGCGGTTACGCGGGCTTCTACACCGCGTGGAAGCTCGAGAAGTGGCTTCGCCCGGGCGAGGCCGAGGTGACGGTCGTCGACCCGCTGCCGTACATGACCTACCAGCCGTTCCTCCCCGAGGTCGCGGCCGGGTCGATCGAGCCGCGGCACGCGGTGGTCGCCCAGCGGCGGCACCTGAAGAAGACCAACGTCGTCACCGCGAAGGTCACCCGCATCGACCACGCGTCGAAGACCGCCACGATCACGCCCGAGATCGGCGAGCCCTGGGAGTTCGAGTACGACGTGGTCGTCGTCACGGGCGGTGCCGTCTCGCGCACCTTCCCGATCCCCGGCATCGCCGAGAACGCGATCGGCCTGAAGTCGATCGAGGAGGCCGTCGCGATCCGCGACCGCGTGCTCCACAACTTCGACAAGGCCGCGGCGCTGCCCGCCGGCCCCGAGCGCGAGCGGCTGCTCACGTTCACCGTCGTCGGCGGCGGGTTCGCGGGCATCGAGGTGTTCGCCGAGCTCCGCTCGTTCGCGAGCGCGCTGCTGGAGTACTACCCGCAGCTCACGTTCGAAGAGACGCACTTCCACCTCATCGAGGCGATGGGCCGCATCATGCCCGAGGTCTCGCTGCCCACCAGCCATTGGGTCATCAAGCACCTCGCCCAGCGCGGTGCCGAGGTGCACCTCGACACGCAGCTGAAGAGCGCCGTCGACGGCGTCGTCGAACTGTCGACGGGCGAGACCTTCGAGTCCGACCTCATCGTGTGGACCGCGGGCGTCATGGCGAACCCGGCGATCGTGCGCACGAGCGACCTGCCCGTCGAGGAGCGCGGCCGCATCAAGACGCGCGCCGACCTGCGCGTGGGCGACGACGACGAGATCGTGGCCGACGCCTGGGCGGCCGGCGACATCTCGGCGGTGCCCGACCTCTCGGGCGGCGGCGTCGGCGGCTACTGCGTGCCGAACGCCCAGCACGCGGTGCGTCAGGGCAAGCTGCTCGCGAAGAACATCGTGGCGGTGCTGCGCGGCGAGGAGCCGAAGCAGTACGTCCACAAGAACCTCGGCGCGGTCGCCGGTCTCGGCGTCGGCCAGGGTGTGTTCCAGTCGGGCAAGATCGCGATCAAGGGGCTGTTCGCGTGGTTCGCGCACCGCGGCTACCACGGTCTCGCGATGCCGAGCTGGGAGCGCAAGTTCCGCGTCTTCACCGGTTGGTGGAACAACTTCTGGCTCGGGCGCGACATCGTCGAGCTCGCCGCCGTGCAGACGCCGCGGGCGTCGTTCGAGGCGTTCGCCGCGCGGCCGAAGCCGCCGGTCGAGGCGGCGCCGGCACCCGCGCCTGCGAAGGCTGCCAAGGCCGAGAAGGCCGAGAAGGAGCCCGTCGCGGCGAAGTAG
- a CDS encoding NAD-dependent epimerase/dehydratase family protein — protein MRILVAGATGVLGSRVLPRLVADGHDVFGTTRSRARFPIVAATGARPIAMDAFEADSVAAAIGVARPDAIVHLLTDLAARDFANSARLRVEGTANLVDAALAAGVERMVAESISWVGEPGDEPAAEDVPFAVDRASGAPAYAAVESLEREIARMPRGTVLRYGLLYGAGTWYAADGPSTRDAGRGAVRATTDRTSWVHADDAAAATVLALGWEAAVVHVADDEPTRLAEWGPVLARRAGFAGDPELGAAAPGRAVDNALARSLGWTPAHPDWRDGLGLG, from the coding sequence ATGCGCATCCTCGTGGCCGGTGCGACCGGCGTCCTCGGTTCCCGGGTCCTCCCCCGGCTCGTCGCCGACGGTCACGACGTCTTCGGCACGACGCGCAGCCGCGCCCGCTTCCCGATCGTCGCGGCGACGGGCGCGCGGCCGATCGCGATGGATGCGTTCGAGGCCGACTCCGTCGCCGCCGCGATCGGCGTCGCGCGGCCCGACGCGATCGTGCACCTGCTCACCGATCTCGCCGCTCGCGACTTCGCGAACAGCGCCCGGCTCCGCGTCGAGGGCACGGCGAACCTCGTCGACGCGGCCCTCGCCGCGGGCGTGGAGCGCATGGTCGCCGAGAGCATCTCGTGGGTCGGCGAGCCGGGCGATGAGCCGGCCGCCGAGGATGTGCCGTTCGCGGTCGACCGGGCGAGCGGCGCGCCCGCGTACGCGGCCGTCGAGTCGCTCGAGCGGGAGATCGCGCGGATGCCTCGCGGCACCGTGCTGCGGTACGGCCTGCTCTACGGTGCGGGCACCTGGTACGCGGCCGACGGCCCGTCGACCCGCGACGCGGGTCGGGGCGCCGTCCGCGCGACGACCGACCGCACGAGCTGGGTGCACGCCGACGATGCCGCGGCGGCGACGGTGCTCGCGCTCGGCTGGGAGGCCGCGGTCGTCCACGTCGCCGACGACGAGCCGACGCGGCTGGCCGAGTGGGGCCCGGTGCTCGCCCGGCGCGCGGGCTTCGCGGGCGACCCCGAGCTCGGCGCCGCAGCCCCGGGTCGCGCCGTCGACAACGCGCTCGCACGATCACTCGGCTGGACCCCGGCGCACCCGGACTGGCGCGACGGGCTCGGGCTCGGCTGA
- a CDS encoding Na+/H+ antiporter NhaA, translated as MHLLRSERAAAMFLLAAAALGLALANSPVGPALLAAKSAHLDVPWLGLDLSAGHWISDGLLAIFFFIVAVELKRELVIGELNSLDKALLPAIAAAGGVAVPALVFVAFTAGTPTANGWPIPTATDIAFALGVLAVFGTFIPTRVRIFLLALAVLDDLVAILIIAFFFTTDVDFAMVGFAAIAVTAFAAVTRVLKPRSPYVLARRPQWPIAVVLCGLAVLAWYFTYRSGVHATIAGVALGLVASRRPGGRAAHTLEPWSNGVVLPLFALSAAMVAVPQVRPAELDPAFWGILVGLPVGKLIGITAAGWLGGLVAARRTGHRLALGDLATIGTLGGIGFTVSLLMNELAFAAHRDVAAEGTLAVLLGSGIAIVASGFVVSARSRWYRRHGGRAGQGGALSR; from the coding sequence ATGCACCTGCTCCGCTCCGAACGAGCCGCCGCCATGTTCCTGCTCGCCGCGGCCGCACTCGGCCTCGCCCTCGCGAACTCCCCCGTCGGCCCCGCCCTCCTCGCGGCGAAGTCCGCGCACCTCGACGTGCCGTGGCTCGGGCTCGACCTCTCGGCCGGGCACTGGATCAGCGACGGCCTGCTCGCGATCTTCTTCTTCATCGTCGCCGTCGAGCTCAAGCGCGAGCTCGTTATCGGCGAGCTGAACTCGCTCGACAAGGCCCTGCTGCCCGCGATCGCCGCCGCCGGCGGCGTCGCCGTGCCGGCGCTCGTCTTCGTCGCGTTCACGGCGGGGACGCCGACGGCGAACGGATGGCCCATCCCGACCGCGACCGACATCGCCTTCGCCCTCGGCGTGCTCGCGGTGTTCGGCACCTTCATCCCCACGCGGGTGCGCATCTTCCTGCTCGCGCTCGCGGTGCTCGACGACCTCGTCGCGATCCTGATCATCGCGTTCTTCTTCACGACCGACGTCGACTTCGCGATGGTCGGGTTCGCCGCGATCGCCGTCACCGCGTTCGCCGCCGTGACGCGGGTGCTGAAGCCGCGCTCACCCTACGTGCTCGCGCGCCGCCCGCAGTGGCCGATCGCGGTCGTGCTGTGCGGGCTCGCCGTGCTCGCCTGGTACTTCACGTACCGTTCGGGCGTGCACGCGACGATCGCGGGCGTCGCGCTCGGACTCGTCGCGTCGCGCCGGCCCGGCGGGCGTGCCGCGCACACGCTCGAGCCCTGGTCCAACGGTGTGGTGCTGCCGCTGTTCGCGCTGTCGGCGGCGATGGTCGCGGTGCCGCAGGTGCGGCCGGCCGAGCTGGACCCGGCGTTCTGGGGCATCCTCGTGGGGCTGCCGGTCGGCAAGCTGATCGGCATCACGGCCGCCGGCTGGCTGGGCGGCCTGGTCGCCGCACGCCGCACCGGCCACCGGCTCGCCCTCGGCGACCTCGCGACGATCGGCACCCTCGGCGGCATCGGGTTCACCGTGTCGCTGCTCATGAACGAGCTCGCGTTCGCCGCCCACCGCGATGTCGCAGCCGAAGGGACCCTCGCCGTGCTGCTCGGCTCGGGCATCGCGATCGTGGCATCCGGGTTCGTCGTCAGCGCCCGCTCGCGCTGGTACCGACGGCACGGCGGCCGCGCCGGTCAGGGCGGCGCGCTCTCGCGCTGA
- a CDS encoding MazG family protein has product MSDLDELIATVALLRAPGGCPWDAEQTHESLVRYLVEECWELVEAIEAGDRAELIEELGDVLYQVLFHADLAAHTAGEEFDIQDVARHMTAKMVSRHPHVFGDRRAETAADVVAFWDDLKRDEKPHRTSVLDGVPQGMPALALADKVIGKAEQAGVAPEQEADASGWAVPETEAELGAELLALVASARARGLDAERALRGAIRDFQAQVRAEEARRAG; this is encoded by the coding sequence ATGTCCGACCTCGATGAGCTGATCGCCACCGTCGCCCTGCTCCGCGCACCCGGCGGCTGCCCGTGGGACGCCGAGCAGACGCACGAATCGCTCGTGCGCTACCTCGTCGAGGAGTGCTGGGAGCTCGTCGAGGCCATCGAGGCCGGCGACCGCGCCGAGCTGATCGAGGAGCTCGGCGACGTGCTCTACCAGGTGCTGTTCCACGCCGACCTCGCCGCGCACACGGCCGGGGAGGAGTTCGACATCCAGGACGTGGCGCGGCACATGACGGCCAAGATGGTGTCGCGGCATCCGCACGTCTTCGGCGACCGGCGCGCCGAGACCGCTGCCGACGTGGTCGCCTTCTGGGACGACCTGAAGCGCGACGAGAAACCGCACCGCACGAGCGTGCTCGACGGGGTGCCCCAGGGCATGCCCGCGCTCGCGCTCGCCGACAAGGTGATCGGCAAGGCCGAGCAGGCGGGCGTCGCGCCCGAGCAAGAGGCGGATGCCTCGGGCTGGGCCGTCCCCGAGACCGAGGCAGAGCTCGGCGCCGAACTGCTCGCGCTCGTGGCATCCGCCCGGGCCCGCGGCCTCGACGCCGAGCGGGCGCTGCGCGGGGCGATCCGCGACTTCCAGGCGCAGGTGCGCGCCGAGGAGGCGCGGCGCGCGGGGTGA
- a CDS encoding OsmC family protein, with amino-acid sequence MTREHHYELGLDWVGDLGRGTADYRAYSRDHVITAPGLPQLPGSSDPSFRGDPTRWNPEQLLVASLAQCHLLWYLHLASRAGVVVVGYQDAPTGVMVEETDGSGRFASVTLRPRVTVAPGSDPGVAQRLHAQVGEFCFIARSVAFQVRHEPTIVVADAAATPRS; translated from the coding sequence ATGACCCGCGAACACCACTACGAACTCGGCCTCGACTGGGTCGGCGACCTCGGCCGCGGCACCGCCGACTACCGCGCCTACTCGCGCGACCACGTCATCACCGCGCCCGGCCTGCCGCAGCTGCCCGGGTCATCCGACCCGTCGTTCCGCGGCGACCCGACGCGCTGGAATCCCGAGCAGCTGCTCGTCGCCTCGCTCGCCCAGTGCCACCTGCTCTGGTACCTGCACCTCGCGTCCCGGGCGGGGGTGGTGGTCGTCGGCTACCAGGATGCCCCGACCGGCGTCATGGTGGAGGAGACCGACGGCAGCGGCCGGTTCGCCTCCGTCACCCTGCGTCCGCGCGTGACGGTCGCGCCGGGCAGCGACCCGGGGGTCGCGCAGCGGCTGCACGCGCAGGTCGGCGAGTTCTGCTTCATCGCGCGTTCGGTCGCGTTCCAGGTGCGGCACGAGCCGACGATCGTGGTCGCCGATGCCGCAGCGACACCGCGCTCCTAG
- the hisS gene encoding histidine--tRNA ligase has protein sequence MAAPVTPPRGMRDFLPAEKARREHALGVIRGVYAAHGFDEIETPVMEDSQRLHAGLGGDNEKLAFAVMRRGLTGDDLAAAAASGDALSLADLGLRYDLTVPLARFYATHRAALPPVFRSIQIAPVWRAERPQKGRFRQFVQCDIDIIGEASALAELELLTATLAALDALGLTGCTIRINDRRILAGILASWGVPEELRERALITIDKLDKIGPDGVAAELRELGVEKDDVARELRQLETAHWHLLDDGEPPAWLDRDAYGDLLALRAALPDAAIEFDPTLVRGMGYYTGTIFEIAHPAYGYSLGGGGRYDGMIGRFLGQQVPACGFSIGFERIVDLLETADEARPRAVVLVHDADVPAERLLAIKGELVASGARVRLERRVKNLKGLLDRVAADGFDAFATVNAATADASQLAFRELDG, from the coding sequence ATGGCCGCACCCGTCACCCCTCCGCGCGGCATGCGCGATTTCCTCCCCGCCGAGAAGGCCCGCCGCGAGCACGCCTTGGGCGTCATCCGCGGCGTGTACGCGGCGCACGGCTTCGACGAGATCGAGACGCCCGTGATGGAGGACTCGCAGCGGCTGCACGCCGGGCTCGGCGGTGACAACGAGAAGCTCGCGTTCGCCGTGATGCGCCGCGGCCTCACCGGCGACGACCTGGCGGCGGCCGCGGCATCCGGCGATGCCCTGTCGCTGGCCGATCTCGGCCTGCGCTACGACCTCACCGTGCCGCTCGCCCGCTTCTACGCGACCCACCGGGCCGCGCTGCCGCCGGTGTTCCGGTCGATCCAGATCGCGCCGGTCTGGCGGGCCGAACGTCCGCAGAAGGGCCGATTCCGCCAGTTCGTGCAGTGCGACATCGACATCATCGGCGAGGCGAGTGCGCTCGCCGAACTCGAACTGCTCACCGCGACCCTCGCCGCGCTCGACGCGCTCGGACTCACCGGATGCACCATCCGCATCAACGACCGCCGCATCCTCGCCGGCATCCTCGCCTCCTGGGGCGTGCCCGAGGAACTGCGCGAGCGCGCCCTCATCACGATCGACAAGCTCGACAAGATCGGGCCCGACGGCGTGGCGGCCGAGCTGCGCGAACTCGGCGTCGAGAAAGACGACGTCGCCCGCGAACTGCGCCAACTCGAAACGGCGCACTGGCACCTGCTCGACGACGGCGAGCCGCCCGCCTGGCTCGACCGCGACGCCTACGGCGACCTGCTCGCGCTGCGCGCCGCGCTGCCCGACGCGGCGATCGAGTTCGACCCGACGCTGGTGCGCGGCATGGGCTACTACACGGGCACGATCTTCGAGATCGCGCACCCCGCGTACGGCTACTCGCTCGGCGGCGGCGGCCGGTACGACGGCATGATCGGGCGGTTCCTCGGCCAGCAGGTGCCGGCGTGCGGGTTCTCGATCGGCTTCGAGCGCATCGTCGACCTGCTCGAGACCGCCGACGAGGCGCGTCCGCGCGCGGTCGTGCTCGTGCACGACGCCGACGTCCCCGCCGAACGCCTGCTCGCGATCAAGGGCGAGCTCGTGGCATCCGGTGCGCGCGTCCGCCTCGAGCGGCGCGTGAAGAACCTGAAGGGCCTGCTCGACCGCGTCGCGGCCGACGGCTTCGACGCGTTCGCGACCGTGAACGCGGCCACGGCGGATGCCTCGCAGCTCGCGTTCCGCGAACTCGACGGGTAG